The stretch of DNA TGGATAGATATTGTGCttagaaatcataagtcaagcagatatttatttttatttggacaaaaaCAATGTTTAGAAagcatttgttgcaatattggtttAGTTTGGTGTTGATATTGGATACTATacaagtttaaaatgtatgcaatttttgcagtatatattttttttactgtcaaaatggaaaaaacaaatacattgagTAGGAAAAGATAAAGTAGAGTATTTTGTCGCATGTTATTTCCAGGCGTTCACATGAAATGATCTGGTAAAGTGAGCTGTGTAGTTAGTGGGTTTGTGAAATTGTCACTTGAGAATTAGTCTTTTTTTCCAAGATTGACATAAATAACCTGGAAATCTGAGGGGCAAATCCAACcacatttaatgcaaattcaactGAGTTTCTAACCGGCACTTTCCATAGCTCAGTGCCACCAATAATTGAGCGTGCGGACTACGTCCTTTTTTTAAACATCATTATTAgtgtggcttattagtgattcccagagcccaaaaaaagtctgcgggctatagagcgttttctattcgggctccaatactatggaatgccctcccgataaaagttagagatgctaactcagtaaaagcatttaagtctcatcttaaaactcatttgtatactctagcctttaaatagactccctttttagaccagtttttcttttctactctgctcccaacccggggtggaccgctagcctgtccatcggatggggacatctctacgctgctgacccgtctccactcgggatggttcctgctggccccactatggactggactttcgctgatgtgttggactttcacaatattatgtcagacccactccacatccattgctttcggtctcccctagagggggggggggggttacccacatatgcggtccaccccaaggtttctcatagtcattcacatcggtgtcccttgtgtgggctctgtgccgaggatgtcgttgtgacttgtgcagccctttgagacttttgtgatttagggctatataaataaacattgattgatatcatgctgcaccatcatgcagtgtacttaatgtagtattgagtgaggaactaaaagctgtgcatgactggacagtatgtaacacacttgtccttaacacctcaaaaacaaaaagtattacattggggactaggcaagggttatcttgtgacccaaagttggatttgaggctaggtatttcaacagttcaacaggtcagaagtgccaagctccttggagtgatgctggactgcactctatcctggtcaaatcatatcagtgatatagttacaaagatgggaaggctgttggtatttccaggaaatgtgctgcttttgttgatccacctctttgtcaaattgttaagagtttagtcttgtgtcatcttgactattgttctacagtctgggcgtctgctgcaagtggtgagatcagtaagctccagattgtccagaataggacagcaaggctggttcttggttgttcactaagaaccaacgtgaaccaaatgcatgcttctctttcctggctaacagtgcagaacaggttgtcagctaatactcttTTATGGCTCAAATCAGTAACCGCTAGTAAAACTGCTTTtctcaaatagttcacagtagcactatacataatcacaataccagggcgtccaatgaggggcattttgtactccctcgtcccaggaagaatgctttacggaaatcttttatttatagatctttatcgctctggaataacctgccttgaattctcaccagcattgaaagtaaacaggtttttaaaaagagtaatattttatccgaGTCTTTAAATTACTTTGCTCGTTGACGATTAGttttgttttatattgtgtagctaTATttttatggtaattattattctgtgactgtaaagtgtttgcttgtttttttattgatgcttttatttttttctgtattgtgtagttataattatatgctttcacttgtaattgtattgaattgtggaccccaggaagactagtgggttgttgaggcaactaataaaaatcaacaaaaaaaaaatcaaaatctatACTcctgccactagagggcagcatgtTACCACACTGAAAATAACTCAGGTCAGCCTGAACCTTTTATTTCAAGTGAATAAATAACTATCAGCCATTACAAAAATACTAactaaaaaactattttaacaaCAGTGAACATTTATACAGGAACAAATATTTAGTAAACGTGTATTAGAAATATTGGAGGTCCTTCCTTCCTTCTCCTCTGTGATGTCAGCAGAGATGATTACTGCTGCTCCTCGCCCTGCTGCTCCTCAGCCTGCTGCTCCTCGCCCTGCTGCTCCTCGCCCTGCTGCTCCTCAGCCTGCTGCTCCTCAGCCTGCTGCTCCTCAGCCTGCTGCTCCTCAGCCTGCTGCTCCTCAGCCTGCTGCTCCTCGCCCTGCTGCTCCTCAGCCTGCTGCTCCTCAGCCTGCTGCTCCTCGCCCTGCTGCTCCTCAGCCTGCTGCTCCTCGCCCTGCTGCTCCTCGCCCTGCTGCTCCTCAGCCTGCTGCTCCTCAGCCTGCTGCTCCTCAGCCTGCTGCTCCTCGCCCTGCTGCTCCTCATCGTGCTGCTCCTCGCCCTGCTGCTCCTTCTTCCTCTGCAGGACACAGGAAACACTCAGTACTCCAAATGATCAATGACGTCATCACTATGATCAATGACGTCATCACTATGTCTGGTACCATCATCTAGGATACCATGCTCTATTGAAATGATGCCAAAGATAACAGGATCTATTATAAAATGGTACCCTAAAACCATGATCCAATGATAACATGATACCATAAAGATGATCCAATGATAACATGATTAAGATGATACATGACAACATACCATAAAAAGATGATCTATGATACCATAAAAAGATAatccatgacaacatgataccaAAAAAAGATGATCCAATGATAGCATGATACCATAAAGATAATCCAATGATAACTTCATTAAGATGATCCATGACTACATACCATAAAAAGATGATGCAATGATAACATGATACCATAAAGATGATCCAAAGATAACATGATTAAGATGATCCATGATACCAGAAAAAGATGATCCAATGGTAACATGATTAAGATGATCCATGACAACATACCATAAAAAGATGATCCATGATAACATGATTAATGATAAAATGATACCATACAATGATAACATGATGTGTATGCGTCAGTAGAGTTGTGTGTGTTAATCCTGCTGCTACCTTAGTTGGACCCCTTTTGGCCCTTTTGGCCGCCGGACTCTTATTAGCGGGGCCCCGGCTGGTTCCTAAACCAGAATCGTCCTGCTGCTGCTCCTTCTTCCTCTGCAGGACACAGGAAACACTCAGTACTCCAAATGATCAATGACGTCATCACTATGATCAATGACGTCATCACTATGTCTGGTACCATCATCCAATAATAACATGATCACTGATAACATGATGTGTATGCGTCTAAGTAGAGTTGTGTGTGTTAATCCTGCTGCTACCTTAGTTGGACCCCTTTTGGCCCTTTTGGCCGCCGGCATCTTATCAGCGGGGCCCCGGCTGGTTCCTAAACTGGAATCGTCCTGCTCGTCCTCACAGGCGGCTTTCCAAGTTGTGTTTGGTAAGACACAGAAATACAAGTTACAAATGAAACACTTCATTGTCAGGCTACTCAAAGAGCTGATGTTGACTTTTCATACCTTTTTGGTTTTGGTTTTTCTCCAGGGATTTTACTGCAAGAGAtggcttcaattaaaaaaacaatattataatgTTAGATGGTAGAATCTACCTTCCTTACATTTATCTTTGAAAAgctcttcttttaattctttaatcTGCTGGTCGCGAAGAAGAATCTGCTCTTGGGAGCGATGAATCTGCTCTTGGGAGCGATGAATCTGCTCTTGGGCATTTTGACGTTCTATGAGTCTGGCCTTTTCAATTTCGCGTAAGAGATGATCCTCCACTTTTTTACGCTCGTGTTGAGACAATCCGTCCATCACCTGCTGAAATTCctgttccacacacacacacacacacacacacacacacacacacacacacacacacacacacacacacacacacacacacacacacacacacacacacacacacacacacacacacacacacacacacacacacacaggtgttgtaatgttgtacagggcttactcatctcctatgtgttgtctaccttgtacttttttgtgacatttcctggaataaatgaaaaaaaaaaaaaaaaaattaaaaaatggacCCATCCATAACGTTCCTACCATTTTTGGCTTTTCTGGGCAGGTGTTTTGAGTTAATCAGCTGATTAGTTTGTGGCACCAGGTGTCTTCAAAATTTAACCcttacacaatattctaattttgtgacacacggaattttggattttcatttgttgccacttcaaatcatcaaaattaaatgaaataaacatttgaatgcatcagtctgtgtgcaatgaataaatat from Entelurus aequoreus isolate RoL-2023_Sb linkage group LG01, RoL_Eaeq_v1.1, whole genome shotgun sequence encodes:
- the LOC133646573 gene encoding putative uncharacterized protein DDB_G0271606 isoform X3; the protein is MKEFQQVMDGLSQHERKKVEDHLLREIEKARLIERQNAQEQIHRSQEQIHRSQEQILLRDQQIKELKEELFKDKLKSLEKNQNQKAACEDEQDDSSLGTSRGPADKMPAAKRAKRGPTKRKKEQQQDDSGLGTSRGPANKSPAAKRAKRGPTKRKKEQQGEEQHDEEQQGEEQQAEEQQAEEQQAEEQQGEEQQGEEQQAEEQQGEEQQAEEQQAEEQQGEEQQAEEQQAEEQQAEEQQAEEQQAEEQQGEEQQGEEQQAEEQQGEEQQ
- the LOC133646573 gene encoding putative uncharacterized protein DDB_G0271606 isoform X1, coding for MKVEMRKVHATLWRYVEFQQVMDGLSQHERKKVEDHLLREIEKARLIERQNAQEQIHRSQEQIHRSQEQILLRDQQIKELKEELFKDKLKSLEKNQNQKAACEDEQDDSSLGTSRGPADKMPAAKRAKRGPTKRKKEQQQDDSGLGTSRGPANKSPAAKRAKRGPTKRKKEQQGEEQHDEEQQGEEQQAEEQQAEEQQAEEQQGEEQQGEEQQAEEQQGEEQQAEEQQAEEQQGEEQQAEEQQAEEQQAEEQQAEEQQAEEQQGEEQQGEEQQAEEQQGEEQQ
- the LOC133646573 gene encoding putative uncharacterized protein DDB_G0271606 isoform X2, translated to MDLADEFQQVMDGLSQHERKKVEDHLLREIEKARLIERQNAQEQIHRSQEQIHRSQEQILLRDQQIKELKEELFKDKLKSLEKNQNQKAACEDEQDDSSLGTSRGPADKMPAAKRAKRGPTKRKKEQQQDDSGLGTSRGPANKSPAAKRAKRGPTKRKKEQQGEEQHDEEQQGEEQQAEEQQAEEQQAEEQQGEEQQGEEQQAEEQQGEEQQAEEQQAEEQQGEEQQAEEQQAEEQQAEEQQAEEQQAEEQQGEEQQGEEQQAEEQQGEEQQ